The following nucleotide sequence is from Cicer arietinum cultivar CDC Frontier isolate Library 1 chromosome 2, Cicar.CDCFrontier_v2.0, whole genome shotgun sequence.
TATTTTATCGTTGGACCGTTGAAACCTGTCTCAAAAACGACAATAAGATAACAACAAAAcatgcaaataaataaaaatttgtggaATATTTCATACCTTGGTGGTTGCACAAAAGGAAAAGAGCATATTGGTCAAATTCATTATAGGGATGCAATAAACTATACATtgatcaaacaatttttttctattttattttgtccTTTTATCATATATTGAGTTTTTTTAAAGGATTAGTAAtatattatcataattaaatagTTACAAATTTTAGAGATAAAAAAAGAGATATGTGACTTATAAGATtaataacaaattataatattttttattaataaaaaaaataaattcacgTTGCAACAATTGCAATACACATCGTAACCGTGGCAATGTCTACAACTACACTAGTAATTTGAAACCATGATTtatttggacaaaaataaatttatctatacATAAGGTACATATTAGCTGTTAATTAGTTATTGGTTTGGTCACTGGCCTTAAAAAAGATTATACTAATAACTAGTAAAATTGTTCATGTTGGGCACACAACTTTTAATCACTTTTTTCTTTAGCTATACTTGTGtctttatttttgtgtgtgtggaGAATGTTACTTTTAGTTTAAGAACACTCACCAACTATCCCATATTTGTTGCATCTTCTCTTGACTCTTGGAAAAATCTTTTAGAAACGCTGAATAATCCAATGCATGGACAAAGTCATGGTGCAAACACTTTTTTACTTCACAGGACTTATATATATTCTCTGATTCCTATCTATCTCTCCAACCTTGCATTCTTCTCAAGCTAAGCTTATTACTATAATACACTAACAATGGATTGTTCATTTCTTTTGAAATTCTTCTTTTTACATATTGTTCTTTTGTTTGGATTTCTTGGTGACAACATAATGTATGCAAGTGAGCCTCAATTAACACTTGATTACTATGCATCAACTTGTCCTACTGtgtttgatattgttaggaaggAAATGGAATGTTCAGTTCTTTCTGATCCTCGTAATGCCGCCTCGATTGTTCGGCTTCACTTCCATGATTGCTTTATTCAGGTATCAAATTTAGCTGTTTTTTTGAAGGCTACTATGCTAGTGGTTTAGAGTTTTGAAGGATTAATTTAGTAATCATTTTGAATAGTTCAAGTGTATACTCTATACTTTTCAAGATCAACTTGTCCAAAAAAAGTAACACAACATCACATGGTACAAATTGAATTTCATTGTATTCCATTATACTCTCAGGGATGTGATGGATCGATCTTGCTCGAcgatacaatcacacttaaagGTGAAAAGAAAGCAGCTACCAACATCCATTCTTTAAAAGGCTTCGGAGTTATCGATCAAATCAAGAACTTTGTTGAATCAGAGTGCCCTGGGATTGTTTCTTGTGCTGATATTCTCACAATTGCAGCTAGAGATGCTGTGATTCTGGTAAAAGAAACAATTTGTTCTACAAATTTTGAATCTTTCTATCATAGAATTGATTATAGAGTTATGACATGTTTGATCTTTTGTAGGTTGGTGGACCATATTGGGATGTTCCTGTTGGAAGGAAGGATTCTGTGACTGCAAGTTTTGAACTTGCTAACACTAATCTTCCAACTCCTGATGAGAGCCTTGTCTCTATCATTCCTAAGTTTCTTTATCAAGGCCTATCAGTCACTGATATGGTTGCCCTTGTTGGTATGTTTCTTATTTTTGGTATACAGCtttgaaaaacataaaataattttttcttcattCTAACTTCAGATCCTGGAATCAGTCATGCAAATATGGCACAGTTAAACAgaacaattaaatttttgaatcaaagaaGGAAATCACAGAAGATGGAATGAATTTCATGTCATGAACAGTAATTTATCTAATGTGATTCAATGAAAATAACTAATTATTCTAGATTAAGTGTATCTTATCCTAGGCAAAATTCTACAGTGGATCACATAGATAGATAGTGTACCGAAGATCAACACTTCTTCACTAGAAACTCCAACGGCGAGTCACATTATTTTTTGGAAGTAGAAGCTCGCAGTTCTCCTTGTCTTAAAGAGCGAGACAGAGACTTGATTGGTACCAATTGAACAATGAAAAGGAAAACAAATATGAGTATCTCAAAACTCAattcatatttgttttattttgtttttattgatcAGACTACTTTTGAGTCATTGTATCATTTAAGATAACAACAATGACCGTGAGATTCTACTTCCAAGGGGAAGCATCAATCGTCGCTGATATTTTGTCTAATTTCAAATGTGGGCTCATCATAGATTATTTATCAAAGTGGTACATCATAGAACTCGCATCTTATCATATGTTATGTTATGCCATGGTATATACATGACAACACAAGTCATCACTTCAGTAGTGGATCCTAGGATACCTTGATGTGTTATGATCATCCTAGTTAGCATATGAACTATAGAGAATAGAGTTGGCAAGGTTTATGTATGAAAAGATTGTTTTGCACAACTAGTAGGATTCTCACTGTTACCAAAATAATCCTTATCTCGGCTGAAAGGAaatgcaaaaacaaaaaaatgcaCCGAATCAATCAATAAGCAAATTATGACTATTTTGACCATTTCTTCACCGTGCCTTGCAACAGAAGTAAATAATTGGTTTAAGATTCCTAGGTAGGTGTTAGTAATTAGTAATAAGTCTTTATGCATGAGTTGGAACTGTGAAGTAGTATTAAAAAGGAGGTTTAGGTTCAACAGCTAACAAATTTCACCTTCCCTAACAAACTAATCACTTAACATTTGCATATAAAAACAAAGTAATTATGCATATGCATActatgtgtgtgtgtatatatatattctgaCCACAAAGCATGCAGGAGCCCACACAATTGGCATGGCAAAGTGTGAGAATTTTCGATCCAGAATATATGGAGACTATGGATCAACTTTAGTGAAAAATCCAATCTCAGATAATCAGTTCAACAACCTTAAATCT
It contains:
- the LOC101504752 gene encoding peroxidase 11, translating into MDCSFLLKFFFLHIVLLFGFLGDNIMYASEPQLTLDYYASTCPTVFDIVRKEMECSVLSDPRNAASIVRLHFHDCFIQGCDGSILLDDTITLKGEKKAATNIHSLKGFGVIDQIKNFVESECPGIVSCADILTIAARDAVILVGGPYWDVPVGRKDSVTASFELANTNLPTPDESLVSIIPKFLYQGLSVTDMVALVGAHTIGMAKCENFRSRIYGDYGSTLVKNPISDNQFNNLKSICPATGGGDNNITAMDYVTPNLFDNSFYHLLLNGEGVLNSDQEMYSSVFGIETRELVKKYAADPLAFFHQFSDSMVKMGNITNSESFVTAEVRKNCRFVNT